Below is a window of Anaerobranca californiensis DSM 14826 DNA.
ATTTTTCTACTAATACCTTTAAATATTTCTATAACATCAGTAATTCTTTTTACAGGGCGAAAGTTTGAAATGTGAATTAAGACTTTTTTTCTACCTAGCCCTAAACAATGGACTAATTTAGAATTTCTTTCCCTTTTATAGATAGTAGTATCAACAAAATTGTAAATAACTTGGATATCCCTTTTTATATCAAAAATTTTATATGTATCTTCTTTAAGGCTTTGGGAAACTGCGGTGACTCCATCACTGGCTTCTATGGCGAATTTAGTTATAGGGAAGAAAGTCTGGTCATTACCTACCAAGGTAATATCAGTCCCATGTAGGGTAGTAACTAATTTTAAATTAGGTACCATAAGCTTAGCTAAATAACCACATATCGAGTGGGGTATGGCATAATGGGCATGGATTATATCCAATTTCTCTTTAACAGCCACTTCTGCAATTCGGGAAGCTAAAGCTAAAGTATACGGTGGATATTTAAACAAAGGATAAGTTGGAATATCTAAATGGTGATAGACTATTCTTTCATGGTAGCCATTTAATCTAAAGGGTACTTCATAATTGATAAAGTGGACAATATGGCCTTTCTCCGCCAATGTCTTTCCTAATTCTGTGGCCATAGCACCACTGCCTCCATAGGATGGATAACAAGTAATTCCTATTTTTAACATCTTTATAACCTACCTATATCCATAATATTTTCTATCCCTAATACCCCACTATAATACAAGGGTTCCCCATATTTAACTCCAATAGTTTGGCCATGGTATTTAGCGGAAGTTTCAATCCTATCAAAAACATCCTCTCTATTGACATTTGTAGGCAACCCCTTATCCCTAGAAAAAAACTGGGATTCATGGGCCTTTAAAGCCTCCATCTTAATAGAAAAACTGCTGGTAACATCAACA
It encodes the following:
- the bshA gene encoding N-acetyl-alpha-D-glucosaminyl L-malate synthase BshA, yielding MLKIGITCYPSYGGSGAMATELGKTLAEKGHIVHFINYEVPFRLNGYHERIVYHHLDIPTYPLFKYPPYTLALASRIAEVAVKEKLDIIHAHYAIPHSICGYLAKLMVPNLKLVTTLHGTDITLVGNDQTFFPITKFAIEASDGVTAVSQSLKEDTYKIFDIKRDIQVIYNFVDTTIYKRERNSKLVHCLGLGRKKVLIHISNFRPVKRITDVIEIFKGISRKIDSVLLMIGDGVERSKAEKLAAQYNLDVRFLGQQANVIPFLSVADLLLLPSEQESFGLVALEAMACNVPVVGSKVGGLPEVIIDGENGYLVEVGNIELFVQKSLAILSNDNLREMMGINGRERAVSHFDQRKIIKEYEEFYYKILKG